A single region of the Rhodopirellula bahusiensis genome encodes:
- a CDS encoding DUF1552 domain-containing protein: MHTPISRRTALQASGVALALPLLDAMNPAFGFERGEQPKRMVLICNSLGLLPQSLFPKTTGTNYASTDYLELLEEHRTDFTLFSGLSHPDQNGKEPHDTEMTFLTAAINPGLSGFKNTISVDQAAAMHLGHATRFPSITLGSNTQESQSYNSNGVMLPADCRPSRLFAKLFLAGTPQEQRRQKQRLAEGRSILDAVGDQTKSLNRRVSGGDRKQLDEYYASIRTAERELAASDAWLDRPKPKVNAKVPKDVTEPSELIRKIRELMNLIPLMLQTDSTRVVSLMIQDHGAVPNISGVQGEHHPLSHHGQDPLKIAQLKIIESGILSTFSNLLSQLGQRSEHWERLLDHTAVLFGSNLGNANAHDPANLPIILAGGGYKHGRYVAHDQDRNTPLCNLFVTLLRHIGVETERFGTSTGMIDLS; the protein is encoded by the coding sequence ATGCACACGCCCATTTCACGACGCACCGCGCTCCAAGCATCCGGCGTCGCGCTAGCATTGCCTCTGCTGGATGCAATGAATCCGGCGTTCGGGTTTGAACGCGGGGAGCAACCCAAACGCATGGTGCTGATTTGCAACTCGCTCGGTTTGTTGCCTCAATCACTATTTCCGAAAACAACCGGAACCAACTACGCGAGCACTGATTACCTCGAACTACTTGAGGAACACCGAACTGACTTTACGCTATTTTCCGGGCTGTCCCATCCGGACCAAAATGGGAAGGAGCCGCACGACACTGAAATGACCTTTCTGACTGCGGCGATCAATCCCGGACTCAGTGGTTTCAAGAACACAATTTCTGTGGACCAGGCGGCGGCGATGCATCTCGGTCACGCGACGCGGTTTCCGTCGATCACGCTGGGAAGCAACACTCAAGAAAGTCAGTCCTACAACAGCAACGGCGTCATGTTGCCGGCGGATTGTCGGCCATCGCGCTTGTTTGCGAAATTGTTCCTTGCCGGAACTCCGCAAGAACAGCGGCGACAGAAGCAAAGACTTGCGGAAGGTCGCAGCATCCTCGATGCCGTTGGTGATCAGACAAAATCTCTCAACCGACGAGTCAGTGGAGGTGACCGGAAGCAGTTGGATGAATACTACGCTTCCATACGCACGGCTGAAAGGGAACTCGCCGCGTCCGATGCGTGGCTTGATCGACCCAAGCCAAAGGTAAATGCGAAAGTACCGAAGGACGTCACGGAACCGTCGGAATTGATTCGCAAAATTCGAGAGCTGATGAATCTGATTCCGCTGATGCTCCAGACCGATTCGACGCGCGTGGTCAGCCTGATGATTCAGGATCACGGCGCGGTTCCCAACATCTCCGGTGTTCAGGGGGAGCATCACCCTTTATCTCATCATGGCCAGGATCCTTTGAAGATCGCCCAACTGAAAATCATCGAGTCCGGAATACTCTCAACGTTCTCGAACTTGTTGTCACAACTTGGGCAACGATCGGAACATTGGGAACGACTTTTGGATCACACTGCCGTTCTTTTCGGCAGCAATCTGGGCAACGCGAACGCCCACGACCCGGCGAATCTTCCCATCATTCTTGCCGGTGGCGGCTACAAACACGGACGCTACGTCGCACATGACCAAGACCGGAATACGCCGCTCTGTAATTTGTTTGTGACTCTGCTGCGGCATATTGGTGTCGAGACCGAGCGATTCGGAACCAGCACGGGAATGATCGACCTTTCGTAG
- a CDS encoding DUF1592 domain-containing protein: protein MTSSAARRSGSRQDFRQAHSGWAESLDDFRYVLSVLLALIFIQPSHADDLQPLIESSCIACHDENTETRLDFTKLDRNFEDASTFRAWVNIVDRISSGEMPPESEPRPDTPTQTAALTFLNTNLIDVNRQQQQNNGRVPSRRLSRLEYEHTLHDLLGIGGDIARYLPPETKSDVFDVVTAKQDMSSVHVKGILKAADVALDEAIQQGANPTRVRELDYANSQYMKMWFQRSVRRGGGTVFLDEDDLIMFRGENYNLRSDHNGLRFPVTGRYRITVIGSAYQSRSSVTMSLKRQNDIQGDSELFAAWDVDAKLRTVSTIKYMRPDDFFYVSGDELEPAPDGKVIYNSQPASEFKGEGVRVRKVLVEGPLESTWPPERTRDLFPGVQWEAVNRSGSRQDFRQGNDARTESLDDFRYRPVTTKSHYEHIRDAVAALAPRAFRRPVTDKEIEDLTNLAASSLKAQRGFIASARVPLRAILISPETLFLMNETVGSGSRQDFRQPHSKSDESHDDFRYGVSTLTQHALASRLSYFLWRSPPDQELHGLANDGKLSDSKTLDAQVRRMLSDGRSERFINEFLDQWLDLGLIDATTPDKYMYPEYDDVLRRAMLAETRLVFRHLIDEDLSIANLIDSDFTFLNRKLAEHYGIPNVEGEEMRKVMLPPRSVRGGILTHASIAKVTAGGTVTTPVRRGRFVLTNLLGLPPGPPPPGVGSIEPDTRGATTIRETLAKHQTVQACAVCHRRIDPPGFALECFDPVGNFRTQYRVSKGVKRTADAGLRFLHKDYNLGQPVDCTGQTEDGFTFSDIREFKQHLMKSKEQVARNLVSQLITFATGAEIQFADREEVEAILDRHEKADYPLRGLIHEIVSSRMFQCR from the coding sequence TTGACGAGTTCCGCAGCCCGTCGTAGCGGAAGTCGCCAAGACTTTCGGCAGGCACACTCTGGATGGGCCGAAAGTCTTGACGACTTCCGCTACGTGCTCTCCGTTCTACTCGCACTCATTTTCATTCAACCATCCCATGCGGATGATCTGCAACCACTGATCGAATCCTCCTGCATCGCCTGTCACGACGAGAATACGGAAACACGCCTCGACTTCACGAAGCTCGACCGGAATTTCGAAGACGCCAGTACGTTTCGTGCGTGGGTCAATATCGTGGACCGCATTTCCAGCGGAGAGATGCCCCCGGAATCAGAACCTCGCCCGGACACACCAACGCAAACCGCCGCACTGACGTTCCTCAATACGAATCTCATTGACGTCAACCGCCAACAACAACAAAACAACGGTCGAGTCCCGTCGCGGCGACTCAGCCGGCTTGAATACGAACACACGCTGCACGATCTACTTGGTATCGGTGGCGACATCGCGCGGTACCTTCCTCCGGAAACAAAATCGGACGTGTTCGATGTGGTTACCGCCAAGCAGGACATGTCGAGTGTTCATGTCAAAGGGATCCTCAAAGCTGCCGATGTTGCCCTCGATGAGGCGATTCAACAGGGTGCCAACCCGACGAGGGTGCGCGAACTTGACTACGCGAATTCGCAATACATGAAAATGTGGTTCCAGCGTTCCGTGCGCCGAGGTGGTGGCACGGTCTTCCTGGACGAAGATGATCTCATCATGTTCCGCGGCGAGAACTACAACCTTCGCTCTGACCACAATGGCCTGCGGTTTCCTGTCACCGGTCGATACCGTATCACCGTCATCGGTTCGGCGTATCAGTCGAGGTCCTCGGTGACGATGAGCCTGAAACGCCAAAACGACATTCAGGGTGACAGCGAACTCTTTGCCGCCTGGGACGTCGATGCGAAACTACGCACGGTTTCGACGATTAAATACATGCGCCCCGACGACTTCTTTTACGTAAGCGGTGACGAACTCGAACCGGCACCCGACGGAAAAGTCATTTACAACTCGCAACCCGCGAGCGAATTCAAGGGTGAAGGCGTGCGGGTTCGCAAGGTGCTTGTCGAAGGGCCGCTTGAGTCCACCTGGCCTCCCGAGCGAACGCGAGATCTGTTCCCGGGAGTCCAGTGGGAAGCCGTAAATCGTAGCGGAAGTCGTCAAGACTTTCGGCAGGGCAATGACGCTCGAACCGAAAGTCTTGACGACTTCCGCTACCGTCCCGTCACAACAAAGTCCCATTACGAGCATATTCGCGATGCCGTCGCAGCGCTCGCACCGAGAGCCTTCAGGCGTCCGGTAACTGACAAGGAGATCGAAGACCTCACCAATCTCGCCGCGTCGAGTCTCAAAGCCCAACGGGGCTTTATCGCCAGTGCTCGAGTTCCGTTGCGAGCGATCCTGATCTCCCCTGAGACGTTGTTCCTGATGAACGAAACCGTCGGTAGCGGAAGTCGTCAAGACTTTCGGCAGCCACACTCTAAATCGGACGAGAGTCATGACGATTTCCGCTACGGAGTTTCAACCCTCACACAACACGCACTCGCCAGTCGGTTGTCCTACTTCCTCTGGCGCAGTCCTCCCGATCAGGAACTGCACGGGCTTGCCAATGACGGAAAGCTCTCCGATTCAAAAACATTGGATGCTCAGGTTCGCCGCATGTTGTCCGACGGACGCAGCGAGCGGTTCATCAACGAATTCTTAGATCAATGGTTGGATCTGGGGCTGATCGATGCCACCACGCCTGACAAGTACATGTACCCAGAGTACGACGATGTGCTCCGTCGAGCGATGCTGGCCGAAACGCGCCTCGTCTTTCGACACCTCATCGACGAAGACCTCAGCATCGCCAATCTCATCGATTCTGACTTCACGTTCCTTAACCGGAAACTCGCCGAACACTACGGCATTCCTAACGTCGAAGGCGAAGAAATGCGCAAAGTCATGCTGCCACCGCGTAGCGTTCGAGGCGGCATTCTCACTCACGCCAGTATTGCCAAGGTGACGGCGGGCGGAACCGTAACGACGCCCGTCCGGCGCGGCAGGTTTGTGCTGACGAATCTACTGGGCTTGCCGCCGGGTCCACCACCGCCCGGTGTCGGTTCCATCGAGCCTGATACGCGAGGAGCAACAACCATTCGCGAAACACTTGCAAAACATCAGACGGTCCAGGCTTGTGCCGTTTGTCACCGCCGGATTGATCCTCCCGGATTCGCGTTGGAATGTTTTGATCCGGTCGGTAATTTTCGCACTCAATACCGCGTTAGCAAAGGCGTCAAACGAACCGCCGACGCCGGACTGCGTTTCCTGCACAAAGATTACAACCTTGGCCAGCCAGTTGACTGCACCGGACAGACCGAGGACGGTTTCACGTTCAGCGACATTCGCGAATTCAAACAGCACCTCATGAAGTCCAAGGAGCAAGTAGCGCGAAATCTGGTGTCACAGTTGATCACGTTTGCCACGGGGGCAGAAATCCAGTTCGCTGACAGGGAAGAGGTGGAAGCAATTCTGGACCGGCATGAGAAGGCCGACTACCCGCTGCGCGGACTGATTCATGAGATTGTTAGCAGCCGGATGTTCCAATGCAGGTAG
- a CDS encoding virginiamycin B lyase family protein — MRSWISLFAMTAVSLFMIGQSQAESIRGTIVDASGKAIEGVMVSAIDDAHRKWTSVFSQKDGSFEITGLRNVDHNIRTRLMGLADQWNSKIAAGTDDLTIKTRGAEGEELELQRPASSAFSMLKFDDPRDRMNFKMMCSYCHQIGSLGFRTPEKPVDWETMIRRMDGFGGLYPHTQDSIVQRLMETYKDDAVKNWPEFQPPPPSTGAAAAATITMWELDEPLKGSFHDLEIGPDGNVYAVNISQHRLLVLNPKTGEQRAQQYPRGTYGPHSIETANDDSMWTTMCATGQMVRYDVTTREFETYSSAEAPKRRGGYPHTLRINPEDPEGLIWYTDAGSNSCFWIHPETHEVKEYKLLNAGQAMGAGRGESRGITPYGIDYSPIDGKIWYSKLNGNRIGRIDPTAPDGDIKEWNPPFRGPRRLHVAPDGMVWVPGFGSGVFGKFDPTDEKWTVYELPDAENQIPYALNVDKNGIVWVCGTGNDTINRFDPKTETLVEYRLPTRVSYTREIEFDDDGNVWTSTSGPARHMERGVGAVIRISLPKVLPEGGGIKLAPKHYDGNHDVGKLADAPKVKPSTSLGHAELFAKIDAAPLPEAYKKTPHQEYVDKRMAAFEKHERDLAGSLWHEFRQTHPDRRGDGQFFVKIIDHVINHDLPVKRRFVKKWQHHGFGNAPDNLGQRNLERGKLVFEQATCSRCHNIGPGEKKLGPGLSEVTKQFRGSKLLTQIVRPSAEINKEFQTQMILGDDGQMRTGLVIKENDQEVQFIPNLLKPEKIEVMPKASIEARKTADISTMPTGLLDTYSEAEIYDLLAYIQSVSKP, encoded by the coding sequence ATGAGAAGCTGGATATCATTGTTCGCTATGACTGCCGTGAGTCTGTTCATGATCGGCCAGTCGCAGGCAGAATCCATTCGCGGCACGATCGTCGATGCATCCGGAAAGGCGATCGAAGGCGTCATGGTGTCCGCAATCGACGATGCGCATCGCAAGTGGACCTCCGTATTCTCGCAAAAGGATGGTTCGTTCGAGATCACAGGTCTGCGGAATGTTGATCACAACATTCGAACGCGGCTGATGGGGCTCGCCGACCAGTGGAACAGCAAGATCGCGGCGGGAACTGACGATCTTACGATCAAAACGCGCGGAGCCGAAGGCGAAGAACTCGAACTGCAACGTCCGGCCAGCAGTGCGTTCAGCATGCTCAAGTTCGACGACCCGCGGGACCGCATGAACTTCAAGATGATGTGCTCCTATTGTCACCAGATTGGTTCCCTGGGGTTTCGCACACCCGAAAAGCCGGTCGACTGGGAAACCATGATTCGCCGCATGGATGGTTTTGGTGGTCTTTATCCGCACACGCAGGACAGCATTGTTCAGCGTCTGATGGAGACTTACAAAGACGATGCCGTCAAAAATTGGCCTGAATTCCAACCACCGCCGCCGTCAACCGGTGCGGCCGCTGCTGCCACAATCACCATGTGGGAGCTGGATGAGCCGCTGAAAGGTTCCTTTCACGACCTGGAAATCGGCCCAGACGGCAACGTCTACGCCGTCAACATCAGTCAGCATCGATTGCTCGTCCTCAATCCGAAAACGGGAGAACAGCGAGCTCAGCAATACCCGCGCGGCACGTATGGTCCGCACTCGATCGAAACTGCCAACGACGACAGCATGTGGACCACCATGTGCGCGACGGGCCAAATGGTGCGGTATGACGTTACAACTCGGGAGTTCGAAACCTACAGCAGCGCGGAGGCGCCCAAACGGCGTGGCGGTTATCCACATACGTTGCGAATCAACCCGGAAGATCCAGAAGGCCTGATCTGGTACACCGACGCCGGTTCGAATTCATGCTTCTGGATTCATCCGGAAACACATGAAGTCAAAGAATACAAGCTGCTCAACGCCGGACAGGCCATGGGCGCAGGTCGAGGCGAATCGCGAGGCATCACGCCGTATGGAATCGACTACTCACCCATCGATGGAAAGATTTGGTATTCCAAGCTGAATGGCAACCGCATCGGTCGCATTGATCCGACCGCCCCGGACGGCGACATCAAAGAATGGAATCCGCCCTTCCGAGGCCCTCGTCGTTTGCACGTCGCTCCCGATGGTATGGTTTGGGTGCCCGGGTTCGGCTCAGGCGTCTTTGGCAAGTTCGATCCGACCGACGAGAAGTGGACCGTCTACGAGTTGCCCGATGCCGAGAATCAGATTCCGTACGCGTTGAATGTCGACAAGAACGGCATCGTCTGGGTCTGCGGCACCGGTAACGACACCATCAATCGCTTCGATCCAAAGACGGAAACGCTGGTCGAATACCGTCTGCCCACGCGAGTTTCCTACACGCGTGAAATCGAGTTTGATGATGACGGTAATGTTTGGACGAGCACTTCGGGGCCGGCCCGGCACATGGAGCGCGGCGTTGGTGCCGTGATCCGCATTTCCCTGCCGAAGGTGCTTCCCGAAGGCGGCGGGATCAAGCTCGCGCCGAAGCACTATGACGGCAATCACGATGTGGGCAAACTCGCGGATGCACCCAAGGTCAAACCGTCGACGAGCCTGGGCCACGCTGAATTGTTCGCCAAGATCGACGCGGCACCGCTGCCCGAAGCGTACAAAAAGACGCCTCACCAGGAATACGTCGACAAGCGCATGGCCGCATTTGAGAAACACGAACGCGATCTTGCCGGTTCCCTATGGCATGAATTCCGGCAGACACATCCGGACCGACGCGGCGATGGACAGTTCTTTGTCAAGATCATCGACCACGTCATCAACCACGATTTGCCGGTGAAGCGTCGCTTCGTGAAAAAGTGGCAACACCACGGCTTTGGTAACGCTCCAGACAACCTGGGCCAGCGCAACCTGGAACGAGGAAAACTCGTTTTTGAACAGGCGACGTGTAGCCGTTGCCATAACATCGGTCCGGGGGAAAAGAAGCTTGGTCCCGGTCTGTCCGAGGTTACCAAGCAATTTCGGGGATCCAAGTTGCTGACTCAGATCGTGCGGCCTTCGGCGGAGATCAACAAAGAGTTTCAAACTCAGATGATCCTCGGCGACGATGGTCAAATGAGGACAGGCCTGGTGATCAAGGAAAATGATCAAGAAGTTCAATTCATTCCGAACCTTTTGAAGCCGGAGAAGATTGAAGTGATGCCGAAGGCTTCGATTGAAGCAAGAAAGACAGCGGATATCTCAACGATGCCGACGGGACTGCTGGATACGTATTCGGAAGCTGAAATTTACGATCTGCTCGCCTACATTCAGTCGGTGAGTAAGCCTTGA
- a CDS encoding alpha/beta hydrolase: MKSIAWERELSNAKIEQRSIMIMSRNQILAVGLCLLALPFNLPTFAQEDVSRAAWKAKPYPPLPDDVMRKQVVIWSDGTRMAGDVYLPKNVAADVKLPAIVFVHGTGGVKKMPWSIKLGVESARRGYAFLNFDYRGWGESDSRLMMLEEMPEPDAEGKVAVKARAIRWQMDFGDQITDIRNAIGFIAGEPNVDFERIGVFGTSYGGGLATWMAANDPRVKCAVAQVPGMGGQRGLPYYQHAYTLMAQQARGEVEPVPFKTGAPGGTMAAYKHIRYNPSKNVVYDVFRAVEKLKTPLMIIDAGNEELMDITQQGGLVAQIVKENSSPVEYHVIEGMTHYGIYGEHQDAILKMELNWFDKYLKKSNE; encoded by the coding sequence ATGAAATCGATCGCATGGGAGCGGGAACTGAGTAACGCGAAAATCGAGCAGAGAAGTATAATGATAATGAGTCGAAATCAAATCCTTGCCGTTGGCTTGTGTCTGCTGGCACTGCCTTTCAACCTTCCTACCTTTGCGCAGGAAGACGTGTCGCGAGCCGCCTGGAAGGCCAAGCCCTACCCTCCGCTGCCTGACGACGTGATGCGGAAGCAGGTGGTGATCTGGAGCGATGGAACGCGCATGGCTGGCGACGTGTACCTGCCAAAGAATGTTGCCGCAGATGTCAAGCTACCCGCCATCGTCTTCGTTCATGGTACGGGCGGAGTAAAGAAGATGCCGTGGTCGATCAAGCTAGGCGTCGAGAGTGCCCGGCGCGGCTACGCCTTCCTCAACTTCGACTACCGCGGTTGGGGCGAGAGCGACAGCCGATTGATGATGCTGGAGGAAATGCCGGAACCGGATGCCGAGGGCAAGGTCGCCGTCAAGGCACGCGCGATCCGCTGGCAGATGGACTTTGGTGACCAAATCACCGATATCCGCAACGCCATCGGCTTCATCGCCGGTGAACCGAACGTCGACTTTGAACGCATCGGAGTTTTTGGCACCAGCTACGGCGGTGGACTGGCAACCTGGATGGCCGCGAATGACCCGCGTGTCAAATGTGCCGTCGCGCAAGTGCCGGGCATGGGAGGGCAGCGCGGTCTACCTTACTACCAGCATGCGTACACCCTGATGGCTCAACAGGCTCGCGGCGAGGTCGAACCGGTTCCCTTCAAGACCGGAGCTCCAGGCGGAACGATGGCCGCTTATAAGCACATTCGCTACAACCCTTCGAAAAACGTCGTCTACGATGTTTTCCGAGCGGTGGAAAAGCTCAAGACCCCACTGATGATCATCGATGCTGGCAACGAGGAGTTGATGGACATTACCCAGCAAGGTGGGCTTGTGGCGCAGATCGTAAAGGAGAACAGCTCACCCGTTGAATACCATGTCATCGAGGGCATGACTCACTACGGTATCTACGGCGAACATCAGGATGCAATCCTGAAAATGGAACTCAACTGGTTCGACAAGTATCTCAAAAAGTCAAATGAGTGA
- a CDS encoding outer membrane protein assembly factor BamB family protein, whose amino-acid sequence MKEPDHLQSRLIYRSSVLVAVISLLVVGLAAKAAEQSVPPVVDADWESYNNGVSGWRYNADEKTLTPQTAPQLVEKWRFPPDGSTAEIGVIHGTPAVVNGYVYFGTGSFPAFYKLKPNGQVAWVFRPGEGATVELPKGGFNRIDAGAGFLASPLVTDKAVYIGNNAGVFYALDRLTGRELWKVDTRTLGFPGHHDANLFNASAILADGKVIVGGGGYEHSQPIDPNYPCCQGRGFVVAFNPDDGEVVWKYEVGEKPRLFSKPITIEDVKGTRTYHYGPSTSSVWCTPSFDAATGTIFFGTDVHNSPREPTEDDARLYTEYSAAVIAVDVKNGAEKWVTQLNKNDVFNHAMAGYDPAAGVYKDCSVGDTPKIYTLPTPDGSPATVLGVGCKNGGFYLLDSADGRIFGNTPVYTGKPKYPLDPKRHPRMIALPSTIGGIQTGCATDGKRVFTNGIDWLTSTTITPDWPEAGRVVCLSANLADEHWRHERPRIRVPGYDGGDPIASGIALNAGGIACFTSTVSERLIVVDAMTGRTVKDLHVGTVWSGPSISRGRIYVGTGSMLFLKQQLEGSLISFGLPGEDEIDRMGAGTE is encoded by the coding sequence ATGAAAGAACCAGACCATCTGCAATCACGGCTGATCTATCGATCGAGTGTGCTTGTCGCAGTCATCTCCTTGCTCGTCGTAGGCCTGGCGGCAAAGGCTGCGGAGCAGAGCGTTCCGCCCGTGGTCGACGCCGACTGGGAGAGCTACAACAACGGGGTGAGCGGTTGGAGATACAACGCTGACGAGAAAACTCTGACGCCGCAGACGGCTCCGCAGCTAGTCGAAAAATGGCGGTTTCCGCCGGATGGTTCGACAGCGGAGATCGGTGTGATCCACGGGACACCGGCGGTGGTTAACGGCTACGTCTACTTCGGCACAGGATCGTTTCCGGCCTTCTACAAACTCAAGCCAAACGGCCAGGTGGCCTGGGTGTTCCGTCCTGGCGAGGGAGCGACGGTCGAGTTGCCCAAGGGCGGCTTCAATCGGATCGATGCTGGTGCCGGTTTCCTGGCGTCCCCACTGGTCACGGACAAAGCGGTATACATCGGCAATAATGCTGGCGTTTTTTATGCACTCGACCGGCTGACCGGCAGGGAGTTGTGGAAGGTTGACACCCGAACGCTAGGTTTTCCCGGTCATCACGACGCCAATCTTTTCAATGCTTCGGCTATCCTCGCGGACGGAAAAGTCATCGTGGGCGGGGGCGGTTACGAGCATTCGCAGCCCATCGATCCGAACTATCCCTGCTGCCAGGGGCGTGGTTTCGTCGTCGCTTTCAACCCGGACGACGGTGAGGTGGTTTGGAAGTACGAGGTCGGTGAGAAGCCACGTCTGTTCAGCAAGCCGATCACGATCGAGGACGTCAAGGGAACGCGTACCTACCACTATGGACCATCGACGAGTTCGGTCTGGTGCACGCCGTCCTTCGATGCCGCCACGGGCACGATCTTCTTCGGAACAGACGTGCACAATTCACCGCGCGAACCAACGGAGGACGACGCTCGGCTCTACACCGAGTACTCTGCCGCCGTGATCGCGGTGGACGTCAAGAACGGCGCCGAGAAATGGGTCACCCAGTTGAACAAGAATGACGTCTTCAACCATGCAATGGCCGGGTATGATCCGGCGGCTGGGGTCTACAAAGACTGTTCCGTTGGTGACACGCCCAAGATCTATACGCTGCCCACGCCCGATGGGTCACCCGCCACAGTGCTCGGCGTCGGCTGCAAGAACGGAGGCTTCTACCTGCTTGACTCGGCAGACGGGCGCATTTTTGGGAACACGCCAGTTTACACGGGCAAGCCGAAGTACCCGCTGGATCCGAAACGCCATCCTCGGATGATCGCGTTACCCAGTACGATTGGCGGTATCCAGACAGGTTGCGCCACCGACGGCAAACGCGTCTTCACCAATGGTATCGACTGGCTCACCAGCACAACGATCACGCCGGACTGGCCGGAAGCCGGTCGCGTTGTTTGTCTGTCGGCCAACCTTGCAGACGAGCATTGGCGACACGAGCGGCCACGCATTCGGGTGCCCGGTTACGACGGCGGTGACCCAATCGCTTCGGGCATCGCCTTGAACGCTGGCGGCATCGCCTGCTTCACGAGCACGGTCAGCGAGCGCTTGATCGTCGTCGATGCAATGACCGGAAGGACGGTCAAGGACTTGCACGTCGGCACAGTGTGGAGCGGGCCGTCGATCTCTCGGGGCCGAATCTATGTCGGGACCGGGAGCATGCTTTTTCTGAAACAACAATTAGAGGGTTCCCTGATCTCCTTTGGCCTCCCCGGAGAGGATGAAATCGATCGCATGGGAGCGGGAACTGAGTAA